The following coding sequences lie in one Zonotrichia leucophrys gambelii isolate GWCS_2022_RI chromosome 4A, RI_Zleu_2.0, whole genome shotgun sequence genomic window:
- the DGKK gene encoding diacylglycerol kinase kappa isoform X4 produces the protein MAEKLVPGDLFSRKTRESVSSLDLDKLTPISPEAGGEESSDSEGEQEDSSHKLIRKVSTSGQMRSKKSVKEGLLLKQTSSFQRWKRRYFKLRGRTLYYAKDAKSLIFDEVDLSDASVAETSTKNINNSFTVITPFRKLILCAENRKEMEDWITALKSVQKWEIHEATQFNMEHFSGMHNWYACSHARPTFCNVCREALPGVTSHGLSCEVCKFKAHKRCAVRATNNCKWTTLASIGIEIIEDEDGVAMPHQWLEGNLPVSARCAVCDRTCGSVRRLQDWRCLWCKAIVHGACKELLGKRCPLGQYKVSIIPPTALNSIDSDGFWKATCPSTCSSPLLAFVNSKSGDNQGVKFLRKFKQFLNPAQVFDLMNGGPHLGLRLFQKFSTFRILVCGGDGSVGWVLSEIDALGLHKQCQLGVLPLGTGNDLARVLGWGSLCDDDTQLLQILEKLERATTKMLDRWSVLTYEAPKQSPSALKEEENGDSDIQVQISHYADSVAFHLAKILESDKHSVVISSAKFLCGTVNDFVTEVGRAYKRATENKQEAELMARKCAMLNEKLDSLVRELNEEAQAIMVPEEMAQATHADVKDREKAGIFNPNPQPRIFKSKEQLMLRANSLKKALRQIIEQTERAVDEQNKQTQAYQGSVGPSKDSSEEFNKEEEKLSSRRVTVTSASSSIVLERPDTFGSLQFPEDPSTLHFLEKCVMNNYFGIGLDAKISLEFNNKRDEHPKKCSSRTKNMMWYGVLGTKELLQRTYKNLEQRVQLECDGVPISLPSLQGIAVLNIPSYAGGINFWGGTKEDNNFGAPSFDDKKLEVVAVFGSIQMAVSRVINLQHHRIAQCRVVKITIRGDEGVPVQVDGEAWIQPPGIIKIQHKNRAQMLTRDRAFESTLKSWEDKQKGESYRAATRPRLSSQQSMEYLTEEESSLLQQVSRVAETLIARIHEAAKAHKAMEQELAHAVNASSLALSEALSHKAAGTSEFLSRNMAVEMVLSIKELWAETRAFLDGKALDSPQEEEALQGPLSVLGQELQRLLDIHWLGPIAHPAEEEGASKGSFKLRLNIPKPRKEKDKLQKQKANSALPADKWGSEEVAAWLETLGLGEYRDIFVRHDIQGSELILLERRDLKDLGITKVGHMKRILQAIKELSNLP, from the exons AAGAGCGTAAAGGAGGGGCTGTTGCTGAAGCAGACGAGCTCCTTCCAGAGGTGGAAGAGACGATACTTCAAGCTGCGAGGCAGGACACTTTATTATGCTAAGGATGCCAAG TCCCTGATCTTCGATGAGGTGGATCTGTCTGATGCCAGTGTGGCCGAGACCAGCACCAAGAACATCAACAACAGTTTCACG GTGATCACGCCATTCAGGAAGCTCATTTTATGTGCGGAGAACCGGAAGGAGATGGAGGACTGGATCACAGCCCTGAAATCTGTCCAGAAGTGGGAGATCCATGAG GCCACACAGTTCAACATGGAGCACTTCTCGGGCATGCACAACTGGTACGCCTGCTCTCACGCCCGCCCCACCTTCTGCAACGTGTGCCGTGAAGCTCTTCCAGGGGTCACCTCCCATGGCCTCTCCTGCGAAG TCTGCAAGTTCAAGGCGCACAAGCGCTGTGCCGTGAGAGCCACAAACAACTGCAAGTGGACGACTCTGGCCTCCATTGGCATTGAAATCAtcgaggatgaggatggg gtGGCCATGCCCCATCAGTGGCTGGAGGGGAACTTGCCTGTCAGTGCACGCTGTGCTGTCTGTGACCGCACCTGTGGCAGTGTCCGGAGGCTGCAGGACTGGCGCTGTCTCTGGTGCAAGGCCATT GTTCACGGTGCCTGCAAGGAGCTCCTTGGCAAGAGGTGCCCCCTGGGCCAGTACAAAGTGTCCATCATCCCGCCAACTGCCTTGAACAGCATCGATTCTGATG GTTTCTGGAAAGCCACCTGCCCCTCgacctgctccagccctctcctGGCCTTTGTCAACTCCAAGAGTGGGGACAACCAAGGTGTCAAGTTTCTGCGCAAGTTCAAGCAGTTCCTCAACCCAGCCCAAGTCTTTGACCTCATGAATGGGGGCCCACACCTGGG GCTGCGCCTCTTCCAGAAGTTCTCCACCTTCAGAATCCTGGTGTGTGGTGGGGATGGCAGTGTGGGTTGGGTGCTCTCTGAGATCGATGCCCTTGGCCTCCACAAGCAG TGTCAGCTGGGTGTCCTGCCGCTGGGGACTGGTAATGACCTTGCACGGGTCCTGGGTTGGGGCAGCCTATGCGATGATGacactcagctgctgcagatcctggagaagctggaaaGGGCCACCACCAAGATGCTGGACCG GTGGAGTGTGCTTACCTATGAGGCCCCCAAGCAGTCCCCCTCAGCactgaaggaggaggaaaatggagaCTCCGACATCCAG gTCCAGATCTCCCATTACGCGGACTCTGTTGCCTTCCACCTGGCCAAGATCCTGGAGTCAGACAAGCACTCAGTGGTGATCTCCTCTGCAAA GTTCCTCTGTGGCACTGTCAATGACTTTGTGACTGAAGTTGGGCGGGCTTACAAGAGGGCGACAGAGAACAAGCAGGAGGCTGAGCTGATGGCACGGAAG TGCGCCATGCTGAATGAAAAGCTGGACTCATTGGTGCGGGAGCTGAATGAGGAAGCTCAGGCCATCATGGTCCCTGAAGAGATGGCACAGGCCACCCACGCTGATGTCAAGGACCGGGAGAAAGCTGGCATCTTCAACCCCAACCCCCAGCCTCGCATCTTCAAATCCAAGGAGCAACTCATGCTGCGGGCAAACAGCCTGAAGAAAGCCCTGCGGCAAATCATTGAGCAGACAGAGAGAG CTGTGGATGAGCAGAACAAGCAGACCCAAGCCTACCAGGGCAGTGTGGGCCCCAGCAAGGACAGCTCGGAGGAGTTCaacaaggaggaggagaagctca GCTCCCGGCGGGTGACGGTGACCTCTGCATCTTCCTCCATCGTCCTGGAGCGGCCAGACACCTTTGGCAGCTTGCAATTCCCTGAAGACCCCAGCACCCT ACACTTCTTGGAGAAATGTGTCATGAATAACTACTTTGGCATTGGCCTGGATGCAAAGATCTCCCTGGAGTTCAACAACAAACGCGATGAGCACCCCAAGAAGTGCAG CAGCCGCACCAAGAACATGATGTGGTATGGGGTGCTGGGCACGAAGGAGCTCCTGCAGCGCACCTACAAGAACCTGGAGCAGCGGGTACAGCTGGAG TGTGACGGGGTGCCAATCtcactgcccagcctgcagggcatTGCTGTCCTCAACATCCCCAGCTATGCTGGGGGCATCAACTTCTGGGGAGGCACCAAGGAGGATAAT AACTTTGGGGCTCCATCCTTTGATGACAAGAAGCTGGAGGTGGTGGCAGTCTTTGGCAGCATCCAGATGGCCGTGTCACGGGTCATCAACCTCCAGCACCATCGCATTGCACAG TGCCGCGTGGTGAAGATCACCATCCGGGGCGACGAGGGTGTACCTGTGCAGGTGGATGGAGAGGCCTGGATCCAGCCACCTGGCATCATCAAAATCCAGCACAAGAACAGAGCCCAGATGCTGACAAGGGACCGG GCATTTGAAAGCACCCTCAAGTCTTGGGAGGACAAGCAGAAAGGGGAGAGCTACCGAGCAGCCACACGGCCAcggctcagctcccagcagtcCATGGAGTACCTGACCGAGGAGGAGAGCAGCCTCTTGCAGCAGGTCTCACGGGTTGCTGAGACCCTCATTGCCAG GATCCATGAGGCAGCCAAGGCTCACAAAGccatggagcaggagctggcgCATGCAGTCAATGCCAGCTCCCTGGCACTGAGTGAAGCCCTCTCCCACAAAGCTGCTGGCACCTCAGAG tTTCTCAGCAGGAATATGGCTGTGGAGATGGTGCTGAGCATCAAAGAGCTGTGGGCTGAGACCAGGGCATTCCTGGATGGGAAGGCG ctggACTCGCcgcaggaggaggaggcgctTCAGGGCCCTCTGAgtgtgctgggccaggagctgcagcggCTGCTGGACATCCACTGGCTGGGCCCTATTGCCCACCCTGCCGAGGAG GAAGGTGCCAGCAAGGGAAGCTTTAAGCTTCGCCTCAACATCCCCAAGCccaggaaggagaaggacaagctgcagaagcagaaagCCAACAGTGCACTCCCAG CAGACAAGTGGGGCTCCGAGGAGGTGGCAGCTTGGCTGGAAACGCTTGGTTTAGGGGAATACAGAGACATTTTTGTTCGGCATGACATCCAGGGCTCAGAGTTGATTCTGCTGGAGAGGAGAGACCTTAAG GACCTAGGGATCACCAAAGTGGGCCATATGAAGAGGATCCTTCAGGCCATTAAGGAACTCAGCAACCTGCCTTAG